DNA sequence from the Pseudomonadota bacterium genome:
CGCATATATGAACTTATGAAGGCCCATAATCCCCGGTGCAAACTGATTGTGACGGTCTCACCGGTACATCTCTGGGCAACATTCAGGAAAGACCTCGACGTCATCAGCGCAAGCTGGAATTCCAAGGCAACGCTTCGGGCTGCTGTAGACGAATTTGCCTCCCGTCACGAGAACATATTCTATTTTCCTGCTTTTGAGATGGCCGTTACATACAGGGCAATCCTCGGCAAATCGTTATTTACTGAGGGAAGGGAGCCGTTCCACGTCAACAAAGAGACGGTAAATT
Encoded proteins:
- a CDS encoding GSCFA domain-containing protein; the protein is RIYELMKAHNPRCKLIVTVSPVHLWATFRKDLDVISASWNSKATLRAAVDEFASRHENIFYFPAFEMAVTYRAILGKSLFTEGREPFHVNKETVNFIMDNFFRIFSNE